Proteins from a genomic interval of Helicoverpa armigera isolate CAAS_96S chromosome 9, ASM3070526v1, whole genome shotgun sequence:
- the LOC110370031 gene encoding mucin-2: MDRRRAAGALLALAACIACSAAAPTASNHTALDLYEGAPEGCYYNFQHYGEGDRIMTNEPCLNCTCHNRMLMCYLRVCPFTKAIGQDCTVEKRADQCCPIVTCPDVPVDLLTSTSTTSPAEYGATGLGKLDKYGCSISGKYFPEGSKVPPTPNKPCEHCYCIRNMTTCVMQECTLHVDGCTPIYHKDVCCPVRYSCDHPEDEVPLLDDMSTTVRPTPGFLLTTTTMAPVTQMTQDCVHDDQVFADGALIKTEKACEHCYCMKGDIVCVVQECGAPMENEGKNCTSLPPREGQCCPDTYICDGDELPSDLPTESATDTIVDKPTTLSPPRRTNDEGSGYRNEPDEVTYTEMPVTESEVEGSGDDQETSKPLDPNEMIPGPEDGEQYIYVTTKAPTYEEHELTTAEIDRNVTPASDEQTEQPHIHPSSTITPVGEDSEKLTTSSSGLTEEDVSEPHKYASTTSAPETFESITTELGESLNTVPDETAEPQVTKAQDYAPGTTTAPTSVESESLSPVEGGDDKPSIPEEEKDVTATTLLESAKPEYSTPSSGISDDTEKEISTSIDISNVTPEVMTEYSESDVSGTTVSSGQEIEKESVPVGDKDLKPELTTSNPLREDEKSTTEVDHAQNTVAVSEEETPYPHSHLQTTTIAPTIEEVTTVSIEKDIVTDKDLSENVIIPHESVTTESPNMEETEPDRGMNTIPSETNEESSSESSLAQRTTTSLETKETEETHSQDLEIKSTTSAEIATLSPEGMTTKVDQSTITTEPSFRKEDDITVSTEKPKETEQTTVKSEFVDEGLIPTSSHDEKTDTSSKAPSIEEEFTTSIPEYVTEISETTGLKETTVPTQDSIVTVKESESSHEQDGDLPSSTEKLMEVTPFHEENVDIQEEPSRIPGEGDCLLNGITYRNNSVVPSTNNCHTGCRCASSIIKCDPIICSPPPDYMDNCQSIYDSPDSCCPTYVCDHPRETVPPQSDNQMSGTESPMPSPTIECRGDQCEISQPTKQPIEQFDLKPTSKPEIECGSEGCSDGTHKPDSGHTSGEQSEKCPGGKCEVQGCTNGECDLPQTEGQVSPAKPCEGEHCEKIDEVISESPQLCKNEEDCRPLEIPVVSGAPCQGESCEKVDSHAVVSPSEKPYLCKDNEDCKTQDIPDSDCSGDEPCRRKETTTTDEKIPSTCEGTDCVHEQVTSVFESVDTSSTELPKIDQTPSKEITEMPGSADEEKVTQIPDSPINKPKDEKVPMEETDNYTTESQTGEGVTVSEKEKPVHKDDATDKPLTPEDVETESPAISDETDKNKPSDEAEITTKPATESLDVIEPGTTESAIAHEKDEEPVIMDSGTEKPALPSDDGEKEPVINETDATPKPTMVEQGTESPTVATEVDTDKIATVDVDFTEKPIITEYYPDAKGETTITPSVVEEESSSKPATGERTTDAPAIVDQESTSEPVLVVDTDKPSFVDSNDKEKPDIIDTDSTRKPSEADEGTDKPITDEDQNKPATVITEEPYVEATDKPAYSPDVTKEESTVKPLSTDEQETATDSEKEITEQPTLTTETDTKIPEVVDKESDKEPPIRSGDDKDTDEGVEKPTPTEDEKMKPEVVGQEETEKPSTVHEGGEDKPSQENDGQKETTEIGQDNTEKPILVDVVEPEKPLEVEDEHKEKPDVVLEDKTESPYGNEEKSSEMPQTSVDEGTEEPITVEKDTERPTFVDNDDKQKPTLAPEDEKDTSAIIEPDMKEKPAIEKESTELPATVTEAAVETETEKLNLREDDLEKPTTINTSIKPSLPDEESTLVPDVLEDKNTVKPTIFDEGTEEPTISIKEDTTEGGDIENETTELPSTSEEVDTKKPMIIDEDAELKPGTTVDITTEEPITDEKTTYKPSITEEEDMIKPTVSEGQPMDKESTDKPYVPQEETVTKEVATDKPVLIDEEGNVKPVDEEQTEHPDLVKETQDKPKDEDKPAIIDEEVTDRPAVNEGETTESMYGEEGSGSEAPIIPQTSEPNKEEEAIHEIEKSTETPSYDTQTTLIGDKEHELSTDSNIIGTEAPEKKVTQYEDNETNKPTDKLTSSDHSLGSTTETPLSEQELTTKAFNVPEQEKVTINDQGIEGTTHKYDIIDTKGDEASTTRRDLIEDEVSSSTKDPQLYETPVSVEKTTETAPIIEDASVATEMAGIESPTTSAPDDVQPEKPKQPSTTEMEEESTTKLYDEGTVKPIPESHVTETSSTAPEYSTSAEVTEVSKVKDEDKDKTEPELPEEHSMKPEGYSTQLPIDSIKTDYPEVHSSEKDTTTDSPLSSATEPERRYTEVEDPSVTGPKEITTGYPEHATEPQVSSVTEKIHESTDIDEVSSEKPLSTDSDGTSEETEKITESEKPVTETSEMGHHTSEIDTKKPLDEFESLTTEIPTAIVTETQDISNISPEKDVTISEEKTTVSTDISDHTEKETIPVEEYTEKQESSSEVPHRHTTEAQEIESYTTETSETSAPETSTQSDKHVTTETLAKATDVPNVSEKEEVTVTEEPEVINTEPQDLDKKEQVITEKQEQPTELPTPIEDERTESSGAKVTTDVPLSLVTEHKDSLGEPTTESNLPKEQSSKQPDLLTTQSEELHKEPEHYDGQEDIKTERPVEVTESVEVTTKIQEDRITEVSQEALPEAQDTKTTLRESPPVTEGITKIEGPKPTEPTSAQTEFSETTPYLIELEEHTHKIQEEITTVSQTEDHTDKPVEESSSSSPSEEDIPTSPSPSEDDTPKVEKQPSTVLPFEEKYTTVADVVTEQDLITRISDEGFETATKPADTTTKASEEVSPVDVSEKVPDSIPVKETTLGETDNESHTTAVETESTSAPVQVSEESTPTAVTESSKEPVSESDIAVATEKEIISTEKPEHPIVSHETTTSEEEFIFSTNKATTERQEEDVITPASVDKFEKPSEKPSQATDIPPSSTTTEISKPSVSDLQPTDEIPVPDEFPPSGTSGYGEPDYVEEDQAFGPGTCRYGGKVYVSAQQIPRDDPCDFCFCFRSDIICLQQSCPPPIHGCHEEPIQGFCCPRYECPVSMATTVNVTTTTTTTTTTLPPHFPTHSYKGAAHRRGCQIKGHTYKVGEVVRSSSGPCLHCTCGGDGQMKCDPKACTPEPMLRQMIAAAVSAKRRR; the protein is encoded by the exons ATGGatcggcggcgcgcggcgggaGCGCTGCTAGCGCTGGCCGCGTGCATCGCGTGCTCGGCTGCGG CTCCTACAGCAAGTAATCACACAGCTTTAGATTTGTATGAAG GCGCTCCGGAAGGTTGTTACTACAACTTCCAGCACTATGGCGAAGGAGACCGAATTATGACCAACGAACCTTGCCTGAACTGTACCTGTCACAACCGAATGCTGATGTGCTACTTGAGGGTCTGTCCTTTCACCAAGGCAATCGGTCAAGACTGCACCGTCGAAAAGCGTGCGGACCAGTGCTGTCCTATCGTTACATGTCCCGATG TTCCAGTTGACCTACTCACGTCTACATCGACCACGTCTCCAGCTGAATATGGAGCAACTGGACTTGGAAAACTGGACAAATACGGTTGCAGCATCAGCGGAAAATATTTCCCCGAAGGATCTAAAGTACCCCCGACACCGAACAAACCTTGCGAACATTGCTACTGTATTCGAAATATGACGACTTGCGTTATGCAAGAATGTACTCTGCATGTGGATGGTTGTACGCCTATTTACCATAAAGATGTCTGCTGCCCTGTGCGTTATTCCTGTg ATCATCCCGAAGACGAAGTTCCTCTTTTGGACGATATGTCAACCACCGTGAGACCGACCCCAGGATTTTTACTCACAACAACAACTATGGCACCAGTGACACAGATGACACAGGATTGTGTACACGACGATCAAGTATTTGCAGATGGTGctttaataaaaactgaaaaagcATGCGAACATTGTTACTGCATGAAGGGAGATATAGTATGTGTTGTGCAAGAATGTGGTGCACCAATGGAAAATGAAGGCAAAAACTGTACCTCACTGCCTCCTCGTGAAGGTCAATGTTGTCCAGATACGTATATTTGCGATGGCGACGAACTACCGTCGGATCTTCCAACTGAATCTGCAACAGATACGATTGTAGACAAGCCAACAACATTGTCACCTCCTAGGAGAACAAATGACGAAGGTAGTGGATACAGGAATGAACCTGACGAAGTAACGTATACTGAAATGCCAGTAACCGAATCCGAAGTGGAAGGAAGTGGTGATGACCAAGAAACATCAAAACCACTGGACCCTAATGAAATGATACCAGGTCCGGAGGATGGTGAGCAGTACATATATGTTACAACGAAAGCGCCAACTTATGAAGAACATGAACTGACCACAGCAGAAATTGATAGAAACGTAACTCCAGCATCCGACGAACAAACTGAGCAACCCCACATTCATCCTTCATCCACAATAACCCCTGTCGGTGAAGATTCGGAAAAACTTACCACTTCCAGTAGTGGATTAACAGAAGAAGATGTTTCGGAACCACATAAATATGCTTCGACTACATCGGCTCCCGAAACCTTCGAAAGCATTACAACTGAGCTTGGAGAATCATTGAATACAGTTCCTGATGAAACTGCTGAACCACAGGTCACCAAAGCTCAAGATTATGCACCAGGTACAACTACTGCTCCCACTAGTGTAGAAAGCGAAAGCCTATCGCCCGTGGAAGGTGGAGATGATAAACCAAGCATaccagaagaagaaaaagatgTTACCGCGACGACACTTTTAGAATCTGCTAAACCAGAATACAGCACTCCTAGCTCTGGCATTTCGGATGACACTGAGAAAGAAATTTCTacttcgatagacatttcaaacGTTACTCCTGAAGTTATGACTGAATATTCTGAATCAGATGTATCCGGAACGACGGTTTCTTCTGGACAAGAAATCGAAAAAGAAAGCGTGCCTGTGGGAGACAAAGACTTAAAACCTGAATTAACTACAAGTAATCCTTTAAGAGAAGATGAAAAATCTACTACAGAAGTAGATCATGCACAGAACACTGTCGCTGTCTCTGAAGAAGAAACTCCTTATCCTCACTCACATCTACAAACCACGACAATTGCACCCACCATAGAAGAAGTTACGACGGTTAGCATTGAAAAAGATATTGTTACTGATAAAGATCTAAGTGAAAATGTTATCATACCACACGAATCTGTAACAACAGAGTCGCCGAATATGGAAGAGACTGAACCTGATAGAGGAATGAATACTATTCCAAGTGAGACAAACGAAGAAAGTAGTTCTGAATCATCTTTAGCACAAAGAACTACAACTTCTCTTGAGACTAAAGAAACTGAAGAAACACATTCTCAAGACTTGGAGATTAAATCAACAACTTCAGCGGAAATAGCAACATTATCACCAGAAGGCATGACTACTAAAGTTGATCAATCCACTATCACTACTGAACCATCTTTCAGAAAGGAAGATGATATTACAGTTTCTACAGAAAAACCGAAAGAAACCGAACAAACGACAGTTAAGTCAGAATTTGTAGACGAAGGACTCATTCCTACTTCGTCTCATGATGAGAAGACTGATACTAGTTCTAAGGCACCATCAATAGAGGAAGAATTCACCACTTCCATACCTGAATATGTAACCGAAATTTCAGAAACCACTGGTTTGAAAGAAACGACAGTACCAACTCAAGACTCAATTGTAACTGTCAAGGAGTCTGAGTCCTCACATGAACAAGATGGTGATTTGCCTTCTAGTACTGAAAAATTGATGGAAGTCACTCCATTCCATGAAGAAAATGTAGACATTCAAGAAGAACCTAGTCGAATTCCTGGGGAAGGTGACTGTCTTCTGAACGGTATAACATACAGGAATAATTCAGTAGTCCCAAGCACAAACAATTGTCACACAGGATGCAGATGTGCCAGTAGCATTATAAAGTGTGACCCTATTATATGCAGCCCACCGCCTGACTATATGGATAACTGCCAATCTATATACGACTCTCCTGATTCATGCTGCCCCACTTATGTGTGTGATCATCCAAGAGAAACAGTACCTCCTCAATCAGATAACCAGATGTCGGGAACTGAATCCCCTATGCCTTCTCCAACTATTGAATGTCGCGGTGACCAGTGTGAAATAAGTCAACCAACAAAACAACCCATAGAACAGTTCGATTTGAAGCCTACTTCTAAACCTGAAATCGAATGTGGATCAGAGGGATGTAGTGATGGTACCCATAAACCAGACTCGGGACATACTTCTGGAGAACAGAGCGAGAAATGTCCAGGTGGAAAATGCGAAGTCCAAGGTTGTACAAATGGTGAATGTGACCTTCCACAAACTGAGGGCCAAGTGTCTCCTGCTAAGCCTTGCGAAGGTGAACATTGTGAGAAGATTGATGAAGTCATATCTGAATCACCCcaattatgtaaaaatgaaGAAGACTGCAGACCTTTGGAAATTCCTGTAGTTTCGGGCGCACCCTGTCAAGGAGAATCATGTGAAAAAGTTGATTCCCATGCTGTTGTATCGCCCAGTGAGAAACCATATTTATGCAAAGACAATGAAGACTGTAAAACTCAGGATATTCCTGATTCTGATTGTTCTGGAGACGAACCTTGTAGAAGGAAAGAAACAACAACAACTGACGAAAAAATACCTAGTACTTGCGAAGGTACTGATTGCGTACATGAACAGGTAACTTCCGTCTTCGAGAGTGTTGATACTTCAAGTACCGAATTACCTAAAATAGATCAAACGCCTTCCAAAGAAATCACAGAAATGCCAGGATCAGCCGATGAGGAGAAAGTAACGCAAATTCCCGATAGCCCTATTAACAAGCCCAAAGATGAAAAGGTTCCTATGGAAGAAACCGACAACTACACAACTGAAAGTCAAACTGGTGAAGGCGTCACAGTCAGTGAGAAGGAAAAACCAGTCCATAAGGATGATGCTACCGATAAGCCTTTAACACCCGAAGATGTCGAAACAGAGTCACCTGCAATCTCCGACGAAAccgataaaaataaaccttctgATGAAGCTGAAATCACAACAAAACCAGCAACGGAAAGTCTTGATGTAATTGAACCAGGAACAACTGAGTCTGCCATTGCACACGAGAAAGATGAAGAACCTGTTATAATGGACAGTGGAACGGAAAAACCTGCCTTGCCTAGTGATGATGGTGAAAAGGAACCCGTAATTAATGAAACGGATGCCACTCCCAAACCTACTATGGTAGAACAAGGCACAGAATCACCCACAGTTGCTACTGAGGTAGATACAGATAAAATTGCCACAGTCGATGTAGATTTCACAGAAAAACCTATTATCACGGAGTACTACCCAGACGCTAAAGGTGAAACAACTATCACACCATCTGTCGTAGAAGAAGAAAGTAGTTCTAAGCCAGCAACTGGAGAAAGAACTACTGATGCTCCTGCAATTGTTGACCAAGAAAGCACCAGTGAACCCGTTTTAGTGGTAGACACGGATAAACCTTCATTCGTTGATTCAAATGACAAGGAAAAGCCTGACATCATTGACACAGATAGTACGAGAAAACCTTCTGAAGCAGATGAAGGTACGGATAAACCAATCACGGATGAAGATCAAAATAAACCTGCAACCGTTATCACAGAAGAACCTTATGTAGAAGCTACAGATAAGCCTGCTTATAGTCCTGATGTTACAAAAGAAGAAAGTACTGTTAAACCTTTATCTACTGATGAGCAAGAAACTGCAACAGACTCTGAAAAGGAAATAACGGAACAACCCACACTCACAACAGAAACAGATACCAAGATTCCCGAAGTTGTTGATAAAGAGAGTGATAAAGAACCACCTATTCGTAGCGGCGACGACAAAGATACTGATGAAGGGGTAGAAAAACCAACTCCAACTGAAGATGAAAAAATGAAACCCGAAGTTGTCGGACAAGAGGAAACTGAGAAACCTAGCACTGTTCATGAAGGTGGTGAAGATAAACCATCACAGGAGAACGATGGACAAAAAGAAACTACTGAAATCGGACAGGATAACACTGAAAAGCCTATTTTAGTAGATGTGGTAGAACCAGAAAAACCTCTTGAAGTGGAAGATGAACACAAAGAGAAACCTGATGTAGTTTTGGAGGATAAAACGGAGAGTCCTTATGGCAATGAGGAAAAGAGCTCAGAAATGCCACAAACATCCGTCGATGAAGGTACTGAAGAACCAATTACTGTCGAGAAGGACACAGAGAGGCCTACATTTGTTGATAATGATGACAAACAAAAGCCTACTTTGGCCCCTGAAGATGAGAAAGATACTTCTGCCATCATAGAACCTGACATGAAAGAGAAACCGGCCATTGAAAAAGAAAGCACAGAACTTCCTGCTACCGTCACAGAAGCAGCAGTAGAAACAGAAACAGAGAAACTTAATTTACGTGAAGACGATTTAGAAAAACCTACCACTATTAACACCTCAATAAAACCATCCCTTCCCGACGAAGAAAGTACTTTAGTACCAGATGTCTTAGAAGATAAAAACACTGTTAAGCCTACCATATTTGATGAAGGCACAGAGGAACCTACTATTTCAATAAAGGAAGATACTACAGAAGGTGGAGACATTGAAAATGAAACCACAGAGTTACCATCAACAAGTGAGGAAGTAGATACCAAGAAACCTATGATAATTGACGAGGACGCTGAATTAAAACCTGGTACAACAGTGGACATAACCACAGAGGAACCTATTACCGATGAAAAAACCACTTATAAACCTTCTATCACCGAGGAGGAAGACATGATTAAACCAACAGTCTCTGAAGGACAACCTATGGATAAAGAAAGTACTGATAAACCTTATGTTCCCCAAGAAGAAACAGTCACTAAAGAGGTTGCCACTGACAAGCCTGTTTTAATTGATGAAGAAGGAAATGTTAAACCAGTTGATGAGGAACAGACTGAACATCCTGATTTAGTGAAAGAAACGCAAGATAAACCTAAAGACGAGGATAAGCCAGCGATAATTGATGAGGAAGTAACAGATAGACCTGCAGTTAATGAAGGAGAGACTACGGAAAGTATGTACGGAGAAGAAGGATCTGGCTCTGAAGCGCCGATCATACCGCAGACATCGGAACCCAACAAAGAGGAGGAGGCGAttcatgaaattgaaaaatcaaCTGAGACTCCTAGCTATGATACACAAACTACTCTAATTGGAGATAAGGAGCATGAACTGTCTACTGATTCAAATATTATTGGTACTGAAGCTCCCGAGAAGAAAGTAACACAATATGAAGATAATGAGACTAATAAGCCAACTGACAAACTGACGAGTTCAGATCATTCGCTCGGAAGCACAACAGAAACGCCTCTGTCAGAACAAGAACTTACAACTAAAGCGTTCAACGTACCTGAGCAAGAAAAAGTAACTATCAATGATCAGGGCATTGAAGGTACAACTCATAAGTATGATATCATAGACACTAAAGGAGACGAAGCTAGTACAACAAGGAGAGATTTAATTGAAGACGAAGTCTCATCGAGCACTAAAGATCCACAATTATATGAAACACCCGTATCTGtagaaaaaactactgaaactgCACCAATCATTGAAGATGCAAGTGTAGCTACTGAAATGGCAGGCATTGAATCTCCAACTACTTCAGCTCCAGATGATGTGCAACCGGAAAAGCCTAAACAACCATCAACAACTGAAATGGAAGAGGAAAGTACTACAAAATTGTATGACGAGGGAACTGTTAAACCTATTCCAGAATCACATGTTACGGAAACTTCCTCAACTGCTCCTGAGTATAGCACGTCTGCTGAAGTTACAGAAGTGTCTAAAGTAAAGGATGAGGATAAGGATAAGACGGAACCAGAGTTGCCTGAAGAGCACAGCATGAAACCAGAGGGGTATTCAACTCAATTACCAATTGACAGCATAAAAACAGATTATCCTGAGGTACACAGTTCCGAAAAAGACACAACAACAGATTCACCATTAAGTTCTGCTACTGAACCTGAGAGAAGATACACAGAGGTTGAGGACCCATCAGTCACAGGACCTAAAGAAATTACAACTGGTTATCCTGAACACGCAACGGAGCCTCAAGTTTCTTCCGTAACTGAAAAAATTCATGAAAGCACAGATATTGATGAAGTAAGCTCAGAAAAACCATTATCAACCGATAGTGATGGAACATCAGAAGAAACTGAAAAGATTACAGAATCAGAAAAACCTGTCACAGAGACATCTGAAATGGGTCACCATACATCAGAAATTGATACAAAGAAACCTCTCGATGAATTTGAATCACTAACGACAGAAATACCTACAGCCATAGTTACGGAAACTCAAGACATATCCAATATCTCCCCCGAAAAGGACGTTACTATTTCCGAAGAAAAGACAACAGTATCGACAGACATATCCGATCACACAGAGAAAGAAACAATCCCAGTAGAAGAATACACAGAAAAACAGGAATCAAGCTCTGAAGTACCTCATCGCCATACTACAGAAGCTCAAGAAATAGAATCCTATACCACCGAGACATCCGAAACTAGTGCACCGGAAACCAGCACACAATCAGACAAACATGTAACTACAGAGACCTTAGCTAAAGCAACAGATGTTCCAAATGTATCTGAAAAAGAAGAGGTGACTGTAACAGAAGAGCCAGAAGTCATAAATACTGAACCACAAGATTTAGACAAAAAGGAACAAGTAATTACAGAAAAGCAAGAACAACCAACTGAATTACCAACGCCGATAGAAGATGAACGAACTGAGTCCTCCGGTGCTAAAGTAACAACCGATGTTCCACTATCACTTGTAACTGAACACAAAGATAGCCTTGGGGAACCAACGACAGAATCAAACCTACCAAAAGAGCAGTCTTCTAAACAACCAGATTTATTAACGACACAATCTGAAGAATTACATAAGGAACCAGAACATTATGATGGTCAGGAGGACATCAAAACCGAAAGACCCGTTGAAGTAACAGAATCTGTAGAAGTGACTACAAAAATACAAGAGGACCGAATAACTGAAGTGTCTCAAGAAGCTCTTCCTGAAGCTCAAGATACTAAAACAACATTACGAGAATCCCCTCCAGTTACAGAAGGAATAACTAAAATTGAAGGACCTAAACCTACAGAACCGACATCCGCTCAGACTGAATTCTCAGAGACAACACCATATTTGATTGAATTAGAAGAGCACACTCATAAAATCCAAGAAGAAATCACAACAGTTTCACAAACAGAAGACCATACGGACAAGCCAGTAGAAGAAAGTTCATCATCGTCACCTAGTGAAGAAGATATTCCAACATCACCGTCACCCTCAGAAGACGATACTCCTAAGGTTGAAAAGCAACCTTCAACTGTGCTACCTTTCGAAGAAAAATACACCACTGTAGCAGATGTAGTAACTGAACAAGATCTTATAACGCGAATTTCTGACGAAGGATTCGAAACCGCGACCAAACCCGCTGACACTACTACTAAGGCGAGTGAAGAAGTTTCTCCTGTAGATGTCTCTGAAAAGGTTCCGGATTCAATACCTGTGAAAGAGACTACTCTAGGTGAAACCGACAATGAAAGCCATACTACGGCAGTAGAGACAGAATCTACTTCTGCGCCTGTTCAAGTAAGTGAAGAATCCACACCAACTGCTGTTACGGAGTCTAGCAAAGAACCGGTTTCTGAATCAGACATTGCTGTAGCAACTGAAAAGGAAATTATTTCCACCGAAAAACCAGAGCATCCAATTGTGTCACACGAAACAACTACCTCAGAAGAAGAATTTATATTCTCTACAAATAAAGCAACAACCGAACGACAAGAAGAGGATGTTATTACTCCTGCGTCCGTTGACAAGTTCGAGAAACCCTCAGAAAAACCAAGTCAGGCCACTGACATTCCTCCTTCAAGTACCACCACTGAAATTTCGAAACCAAGTGTTTCAGATTTGCAACCTACCGATGAGATACCAGTGCCAGATGAGTTCCCACCTAGTGGAACAAGCGGCTATGGTGAGCCTGACTATGTTGAAGAAGATCAAGCATTTGGACCAGGAACTTGCCGGTACGGAGGAAAAGTTTACGTTTCCGCTCAACAGATCCCGAGGGATGATCCATGTGACTTCTGCTTCTGCTTCAGAAGTGACATTATCTGTTTACAACAGAGTTGCCCCCCTCCAATTCATGGGTGTCACGAAGAACCCATTCAAGGCTTCTGCTGTCCACGATATGAGTGTCCAGTATCCATGGCAACCACAGTGAATGTTACAACAACTACCACAACTACAACGACGACGCTGCCCCCACACTTCCCGACACACTCGTACAAAGGTGCGGCACATAGGAGAGGTTGTCAAATAAAAGGACATACATACAAAGTAGGAGAAGTCGTACGCTCGTCGTCAGGACCATGTTTACATTGCAC ATGTGGAGGAGACGGTCAGATGAAATGCGATCCCAAGGCGTGCACTCCGGAGCCGATGTTAAGACAAATGATAGCAGCTGCTGTGTCCGCCAAGAGGCGAAGGTGA